One window of Uloborus diversus isolate 005 chromosome 3, Udiv.v.3.1, whole genome shotgun sequence genomic DNA carries:
- the LOC129219441 gene encoding uncharacterized protein LOC129219441 isoform X1, protein MTFQHHETISTCIDWKSKEKKSNYKQLCFAYKNMKGPIFHRHLNELQERCSCLMSSPGIDVPDVASDKEIVMRILKRPNESSLCSNKKRKEEIPLQEILPLHQCQCINTENIHEKMDYMVTSMDSLSCTINNSW, encoded by the exons ATGACATTCCAACACCATGAGACCATTTCA ACATGTATTGATTGGAAATCCAAGGAGAAGAAAAGCAATTACAAACAGCTCTGCTTTGCTTATAAGAACATGAAAGGACCAATTTTTCACAGGCATTTAAATGAACTACAAGAAAGGTGCTCATGCCTAATGAGCAGTCCTGGAATAGATGTTCCAGATGTTGCAAGTGATAAAGAA ATTGTCATGAGGATTTTGAAAAGGCCCAATGAAAGTAGTCTTTGCAGTAACAAAAAGCGAAAAGAAGAGATTCCTTTGCAAGAAATTCTTCCATTACATCAGTGTCAATGCATCAACACTGAAAATATCCATGAAAAGATGGATTACATGGTGACATCAATGGACAGTTTAAGTTGTACTATCAATAACAGTTGGTAA
- the LOC129219441 gene encoding uncharacterized protein LOC129219441 isoform X2 yields the protein MRPFQLTCIDWKSKEKKSNYKQLCFAYKNMKGPIFHRHLNELQERCSCLMSSPGIDVPDVASDKEIVMRILKRPNESSLCSNKKRKEEIPLQEILPLHQCQCINTENIHEKMDYMVTSMDSLSCTINNSW from the exons ATGAGACCATTTCAGTTG ACATGTATTGATTGGAAATCCAAGGAGAAGAAAAGCAATTACAAACAGCTCTGCTTTGCTTATAAGAACATGAAAGGACCAATTTTTCACAGGCATTTAAATGAACTACAAGAAAGGTGCTCATGCCTAATGAGCAGTCCTGGAATAGATGTTCCAGATGTTGCAAGTGATAAAGAA ATTGTCATGAGGATTTTGAAAAGGCCCAATGAAAGTAGTCTTTGCAGTAACAAAAAGCGAAAAGAAGAGATTCCTTTGCAAGAAATTCTTCCATTACATCAGTGTCAATGCATCAACACTGAAAATATCCATGAAAAGATGGATTACATGGTGACATCAATGGACAGTTTAAGTTGTACTATCAATAACAGTTGGTAA